In Edaphobacter aggregans, the sequence CTGCCGTATATGTATGCTGCGGCTGACGCGACGCCGTTATTTCTGACCGCGATGCTGGACTACGTGCGGAGCAGTGGGGACGCGGACTTCTTAAGGCGCCACCGCGAGTCGGTTGAAAAGGCATGGCATTTTGAGATAACGCATGACTCGGACGGTGACGGCATCTACGACAATGCCCAGGGAACCGGCTGGGTTGAGAGCTGGCCACCGGGGATGCCACATCAGGAGATCTACCTGGCGCTCTTGGACCAGCAGGCGTCCACTGCCATGGCAAAGTTGGCTAGCTTACTGAACGACAAGGCTACAGCAGAATCAGCCGCGAAACGAGCGGATGAACTGAAGAAGAAGATCGAGAGGGAATATTACGATTCCACCCGCGATGCTTATGCGTTCAGCCGCAATAGAGATGGGACGCTTGACCATACGGCGACGGTCTATCCGATGATCGCATGGTGGAATGGAGGAGACGGTCTGACCCATGCAGATGCAAGTTTTCAACGATGGGCTTCACACGATTTCTCAACCGATTGGGGCCTGCGCGACATCGCAGAGAGCGACCCTCTCTTCGATCCGATCAGTTATCACCAGGGATCAGTGTGGCCGTTGTTTACAGGATGGGCTGCTGTGGCGCAGTATCGCGCGGGACATCCGCTCACTGGGTATGCTCACCTGATGCAGAACGCCGATCAGACAACGATGCAGGATCTTGGGGCAGTTACAGAATTACTGTCCGGAGCTTTCTTTCAGCCGTTCGGACGAAGCACAAGTCATCAGCTCTGGTCCTCTGCTATGGTTGTCGTTCCGGCGATACGAGGCTTGTTTGGGATCGATGTGGATGCAGTATCGGAAAGTGTTTGGCTCAATCCACATCTTCCGGCTAATTGGGACAACGCTGAGGTGCAACGGCTGCATGTGGGGGAAGCAGTGTGTGCTCTGGAGTACAAGCGCGAAGGGCAGAGACTGGTTGTACACATCAAGACTGTGTCCGGCAAAAATGTCAGGCTGACGACCTCGGTGAAGGAATCGCAGGTGACAGCAGATGGATCCTCTATCATTTTTGCGCTGCCGCCGGTCGAAGTTGCATTACCGCATCGGCTGCCGTTGCAGGGGGCGCGAACGGCTCAGATGAAGGTGCTCAGCGAGACGAGGGATTCACACTCGTTGAAGCTTGAGTTGGAGGCTGCCGCAGGATCTATTGTTGAATTGAAGGTTCGCCGCAATGGTCCGAAGCTGAATCTTCGCATCGAAGGCGGCACTCTGACTGCTGCAGGAGATACTGATGCGCAGAGCAATATCGATCAAGTAGTAGTAAGATTTCCGGACGGATCAGGATATCAGCATCGCGCTCTAACACTGAGTTGGTAACTGACAGACGTAGTCATCATTTGAGACGACCGATCCATGATCCGTAGGGCGGCAGGGTGATTTCGGAGAGAGCGGTCACATTCTGAAGCGATGCGTCACTCGTGAGCAGTGTTTGTGCAGATTTCCCCAAAGTCTTAGCGTACGTCTGATCGACAAAAAGAGGTTGCGGCTGGCCGGTGCAATTGAGCGAGACGAGAATGGACGGCTGCCCAGCGGCATCTTGGCGAATGAACGACAGCACAGAAGGGTTGTTTACGTCGACCATAACCATTTTGCCGTTACGCAGGGCTGGGTCTTTTCTACGCAAAGCGATTAATTGCTTGTGCCAGTTGAGCAGTGAATTCGGCTCATGCTCTTCCGCCTTGACGCTGGTCGCGCGATAGCTTGCAGGAACGGGCAGCCAGGTTGTGTCGGCGGTACTAAAACCCGCGTTCTTCGAATCATCCCACTGCATAGGAGTGCGTTCTCCGTCGCGGCCTTTCTCCAGAGGCCAGCCCGTGACGCCAATGGGATCCTTCACGTCCTCTACGCGTGTCGGTGGAGTAGTGACCATTCCTATCTCCTCGCCGTAGTACATCAGCGCGGTAGAACGCGAGGTAAACAGAAGGGCAGCAATGAGTTTAGCGATGGCCTCGTTATGCACGCCATCACCGTAACGGTCCCAACTACGGATGTTGTCATGATTGTCGAAGACGAAGAGCGGTTGATTGCCGCTGATCTTTGTCTCCGCATCGCTGATTCGCTGACGAAGAAGGTTGGCGTCGAGTTGATTAGTGAAGCCTACTTGCATGTCCATGGGAAGTTGGAGCTCGTCGTGCTTTGCTCCGCCGTACCACTTGTCGAGTTCCTGTATGTTTGGCAAATAGGTCTCACCGATCAGCACACGATCGCCAGGGTATTGATCAGCTAAGGCGCGAAGACGGCGCATGACATCGTGCACCTCTGGCAGGTTGTCGTACATGTCATGCTCTTGCTTGCGATCGCCATAGGCGTTGGTGCCTTCTATCTCCTTGGCATCGCGAAGAGCTGGATCTTCGAAGAGCGTGGGGATTGCGTCGAACCGGAAACCTGCTACGCCTCTGTCGAGCCAGAAACGGACGGAGTCGAACATGGCTTTTTCTACGGCAGGATTGCGCCAGTTTAGATCGGGCTGTTGGGCGTAGAAGCGGTGGTAGTAGTACTGGCCTGTCTTTGGATCGTACTGCCATGCTGAGTGCCCGAATTCACTGATCCAGTTATTGGGCGGATTGTTCGGCGGAGTTCCTCCAGCTTTTCCATCGCGCCACACGTACCAGTCACGTTTTGGATTATCTTTCGAGCTTGCCGATTCAATGAACCACTTGTGTTTATCGGAGGTGTGGTTCATCACCATATCCATAAGGATTCGGATATTTCGTTTCTTGGCCTCGGCTACAAGCCTGTCGAAATCGGCGAGCGTACCGTACTGCGAGTCAATATTCTCGTAGTCGGAGATGTCGTAACCAAAATCGACTTGCGGAGAGGGATAGATGGGCGAGAGCCAGATGGCGTCGACGCCGAGAGACTGCAAATAGTCGAGACGCTGGGTGATTCCGTTGAGATCGCCGATTCCGTCGCCGTCTGAGTCCTGAAAACTACGCGGATATATCTCATAGAAAACGGCGTGTTTCCACCAGGGATCATTGCTATGCTGCACCCCGTTGTTTGCATGCGCGTCTGTAGCGCCATGTGGGGGTGCCTGTGCCGATGCGAGATTCCAGGCCCCGGAGATAACCAAGAGCGCGAGCGAGGCGAGGGACATCCGGATCATCTGAGAGCGGGTGGAGGTACTTGTAATAGCGGTCAAGACTTGCCTCCTGCGATGCGGGAACAATATAGCACTGCCCATCAGATGGTTACTCCGATCTTAGCTCTGATGCGATCGATTTGTGAGTTGCGTTAGTCGAGACCAAGCTTGTGCTGAAGCTGTTCGAGCGAGACGCCTTTTGTTTCGGGATAGATAAAGAGCACGACAAAAAATTGTAGAACCATCATCGCAGCAAAGAAGGCGAACGGGAGACCGCCGGAAGACTTGGCCAGCACAGGGAAGACAAGGGAGATGATGGCGTTTGTGATCCAGTGGGATGACGAGCCAAGGCTCTGCCCTTTGGCGCGAACACGGTTGGGGAAGACCTCAGCGATATAAACCCAGATGACCGCTCCCTGAGAGATGGCAAAAAAAACGATATACGCAGCTAGCAGCCAAACGAGTGCGTCGAGATGACTGTGTGTGAAGAAGATGGCGGCGACTCCCGAGAGGCAAACCGCCATGCCGATACTACCAATAAGCAGAAGCGTCCTGCGTCCGAGTTTGTCGATGAGTGACATGCCCAAAAACGTCGCCAACAAATTCATCAAGCCGATCAAAACAGTCTGCAGTGCGCCGGAGAGTTGGCTAAACCCTGCAGCAGCGAAGATGTAGTTCGAATAGTAGAGAATCGCATTGATCCCTGAGAGTTGATTGAAAAGGCCGATCGTGATGGCGAGGAAGATAGGCAAGCGATATTGCCGCTGGAAAAGTGGCTCTGCTGCCATGCCGCGTTCCAGATGAATGGAATCCATGATCTCGCGCAACTCAGCTTCGGAGTCTGGCGATCCCATCATCTTCAGTACTTCGAGCGCTTCGTCTGTCTTGTTCTGCGTTACCAGCCAGCGCGAGCTTCGCGGGATGCCATAGAGCATCAAGAGGAATAGGAGCGATGGAATCGCTGCAACACCGAGTTGCCAGCGCCACTGGGCAACGCCGAGGTTCAAAAGTGAGATGAGATAGTTGGAGAGGTAAGCGAGAAGGATTCCGACAACGACATTGATCTGAAAGAGACCGACCATTCTGCCACGCCACTTCGCAGGAGCAAGTTCGGCGATGTAGACCGGACCGAGTACGGAGGATCCTCCAATACCTAAACCGCCGATGAAGCGGAAGACCATCAACGCAGGCCAGTCCCACGAGAACGCGCAGCCCAACGCGGAGATTGTATAGAGAATCGCCATGATGCGCAGAGCTTCGCGACCTCCGATTTTTTGGCCAACAACACCTGCAGTCATCGCGCCGATGACTGTGCCGAAGAGTCCGATGAAGACGGTGAGTCCAAGCGTGAAAGAAGAGAGGTTGAAGATCGTGGTCAACTGTTGCGTCGTGCCGGCGATGACCGCAGTGTCAAAACCGAAGAGTAGACCTCCTAGAGCGCCTACTATGGTGCTCTTCACCAGGTATGTCGTCATTTTCATCGTGACAGGCTCTCCATTGTGACAACGCACGAAGCATACATTGCCGAGGCAGCGTTACCCTAGAAACAAGTTGGCGACGTTCTAATTAACCCTTGCGCGCGATAGGTGGATGCCGCAGGAATTACGAACTACGGTATGGGTCTGCAATAGGACGTCGCGCGTGGGGAGATCGGGTTTTTCAAGCCGTTGCAACATTGTCGCCATTGCAGTTTCGCCAATGTCCGCGCAGTTCTGGTGCTGTGTCGTTAGAGGTACGGGAAGCAGGCTGGCGTACTTAACGTCATCAATGCCGACGATACGCATCTCTTCCGGTACGCGGATGCTCATTTTCGTTAGCCCAGCCATGACTCGAGCAGCCGTGAAGTCGTTGGCACAAACGAGTGCGTCAGGCTTGCAGTTTCTCATCATCTTCCGGAGGAAATCGAGATCGTCCGGATCGCCTCGGCAAACCAGGTCCTGTCCCAGAGTAAGACCGTGTGCAATTAATGCTTCGCGGTAACCGGCTATTCTCGCCATAACGGTTGAAGCTGAGAGAGGTCTGGCGATAAATGCGACCCGTTTAACGTCATGACGGAGCAGATGTTGTGTAACGAGAAAACCCGCCCGACGATTGTCGATTCCTACCAAGTCGTACTTGGACCGCATAGGATACGGCGCATAGCACCTGTCAAGCAGCACGACCTTAATGCCGGCCCGATCGAATGCAGCGACGATGCGATTGTTGACGGCATCTTTTGCGGGTGTGAATTCGAGGGGTGCGAAGAAAACGCCGGAGACTTTTTGTGTGACGTATTGATGACAAAGGTGCTCGGCCTCTTTCTCTTGCTGGGCCGCCTCTCCCATGGAGTGACCCCAAAGCAGGGAGTGCGGCTTTGACAATGGCGATTGCATCATGCCGTGGCAGATGGGTTCAAATATTTCTGTTCGCCCTAGGTCTGGAATGAGCAGGCCGAAGACGTGTCCGCTTGATACGGCTGGAGCGACTACATGTGTTCCGGAGCCGGCTCGCCGCGATACTAGCCCTTTTTGCTGAAGTTCGTTGACAGCCTTTGCTACGGTGATGCGAGAGGTGTTGTAGTGCTTTCCCAGTTCGGCTTCGCTAGGCAGCCGATCACCTGGTTGAAATGCACCAGTCCTAATCGCGGAAAGCAGATCCTCATAGACTTTTTTGTACTTGGGTGCATTGGAAGACGACACAGACACCTTCAAGTGATGGCCTTCGAGGGTGGATTCTCGCGGGTATGCTACCGCGCGCGCAGATTGCCCGGTCTTCATTGAATCTCCTGTCGTGCTGGAGAATAGATAGTTTAGTCAGATCAATGTATAGACAAACAATATCTCCCGCAATGATTCTCCTGGTTCCGCAAGCAGCAAAAATGGTCAACCTTTTGATTGAGTTCTATCTCAATCGTTGCCAAGCACTAAAAAGAACCTTCCGGTAATTCAGGCAAACATGAGATGCATAAAGGTTTGTCTAAAAGGGATATCAAGGCAAGACGCCTAGAGGTTGGACCAAATGAGAGTACTTTGGCAAACACCGAAATGGTATGTCATTTATCGATCAAATGCCATATAGATAACATACAAAATTTATTGACATATATAGCAATCTCCGCGTACTTTCAATGCGGATTTCGAACGGAACGATTTGAGTATCTGGGGTGTAGCTCTTAGGTTCGAACATTTGGCTTCAGCCTTTGAAGCTTGCAAGACAAGCGATGTTCGGAATACATCGCTCATGAAAGAAAAAACAGGCCGAAACATATTTTTGGAGGGATTTGCAATGAGATTCATGACGCAAGTGAAACTATTGCTCTCAGCCGGTTGCTTGCTGGCCCTTTCGCCAGTCGCGCTCGGCCAGGCAGTTTACGGATCGATCTTCGGCACCGTGACCGATCCAACGGGCGCAGTGGTACCGAACGCGGCTGTCACCGTAACCGACGTCGCGAAAGGCACCTCGACCAGCGAAGTATCGAACGGTAGCGGAGAGTTCACCGCGGACCATCTCATTCCCGACATCTACGACGTGAAGGTGACGGCATCGGGGTTCCAGACTTTTCTGCAGAAGGGCATCCAGGTGTATGCAGACACCTCGACAAAGATGCAGGTCACTCTTACAACCGGCGCAACGACAGAGACGGTGGAGGTCAATGCCGATGCGGTTCCGTTGCTAAAGACCGACCGCGCTGATGTGTCGACGGTATTTGGGTCGCGGGAGATTCAGGATCTGCCAAATTCAGGTCGAAACTTCACCGGTCTGCAGCTGCTGTTACCGGGCGCACAGGAGCTTGGATGGAGCCACGCAGCCAGCGAGAATCCGCAGGGCAGCAAGCAGATCATGGTGGATGGCCAGGTTTTTGCCGGAGTTGCGTATGGATTGGATGGCACCGATAATCAGGACCCGATTCTCGGAATCATCGTCATCAACCCGAACCTTGACTCACTGTCGGAAGCAAAGATCACAACACAGAACTTCGACGCTGAGTTCGGCAAGGCGGTTTCATCCGTAGTAACGGCGCAAACAAAGTCAGGCTCGAACAACTTCCACGGTGCAGCGTGGAACTATCGTCAGAGCGGAGCCAATCTTGCGCAGGATCCATTCACGCAGGGGCCAGGCCGTGCCAGTGTCCCGGGCCAACTGAAGAACCAGTTCGGAGGTGCAATTGGTGGCCCAATTCTCAAGGACAAGCTGTTCTTCTTTGGCGACTACGAGGGTGTTCGCCAGAAAGTAGGAACCTCAAACGTCCAGACCGTTCCATCAGCGATGCTGGTGGCGACCTGCTTAGGTCAGCAGGTCGGGCCGAGCGGAATTCCTGGCTGCGACTTCAGCGAATATGCTGCGAATGTGACACCGGCGGGCACGGGAATTATTTACCAGCCAAATGGGACTCCCTATCCGGGCAACGTCATTCCCGCATCACTAGTATCCCCGCAGGCTAAGGCTTTCCTCGCGCTCCTGCAGCCTTACAAGCCGAATACGCCTGGCAAGTTCAACGGACTCCAGAACAACTATTCAGGAGCCGGTACAGGTGGCTTTAATAGTGACCAGTGGGGTGTCCGGGGCGACTTCACGCTGAATGACAAGACCCATGTCTTCGGCCGCTTCAGCCGCTTCACTGACGTACTGACTGGAACCACGATGTTCGGTCCTGCTGGAGGGTCCGGCTTTGGACTCGGCGGATACGGTGGAACTTCCAACGGGGCCAATGACAGCGCCGCGCTTGGCACCGACATAGTGGTGAACCCGAAGCTGGTGACTGACATACGCCTCGGCTACTTCCGCTATAACATCGGCACCGTAAAGTACGATCAGAACGTTGAACTCGCCAACCAACTCGGCATACCTGGTATGAACACCGGAACATTTGAGACTGGCGGCGCTCCGAGCTTCCAGTTGGCCGAAGTTGGTTCGGCGACCGGACCTGCACCTGCCAACGCCCAGGCTACGGGACCGCAGTACGGAGCTGGCCTGAATGTGAACCGCTGCAACTGTCCGCTGACCGAGCGCGAGGACCAGTATCAGATAGTGAATAACTGGACCAAAGTTATCGGCAATCACTCGGTCAAATTCGGCGCCGACCTGCGTTATGCACGCAATCTACGTGTACCGAGCGACAATGACCGTACAGGAATTCTTTATTTCAGCAATCAGCCAACCTCCAATCCCAATCTCGCGAATGCCGGAGGATTGGGCTTCGCGACCTTTGCACTTGGCGATGTAACCAGCTTCCTGCGCTTCGTCAGTACTTCAACGAACGCGAAGGAGTTTCAGAAGCGCATGTTCTTCTACGGACAGGACACGTGGAGAGCTACGCCGAAGCTGACGGTCAACTACGGACTTCGGTACGAGTTCTACTTTCCGGAAACGATCAACGGCCCAGGAAACGGCGCACTGCTGGACCTGAATACCGGGTATCTGAACGTAGCCGGCGTGGGTGGCGTTGCCAGCAATATGAACTGGGGTCGGCAGACCAACACCTGGAGCCCAAGGATCGGTCTTGCCTACCAGGCGCGTCCAACGATGGTGATTCGTGGCGGCTATGGGCGTAGCTTCGACATCGGTGTTTTCGGTTCAATCTTTGGACATGCGGCGACGCAGAATCTTCCGACTCTTGCCAGTCAGCAGGTGACGACAACAACCGGAGTGCTGGGTTCGGCCTTTACGCTGGCTCAAGGGCCACCTGCGCCCACTCCCATTCCGGTTCCTTCCAGCGGTCTGCTGCCGAATCCAGGAGCAGCGGTCAATTCGCGGGCGCGACCCAATGGCCTGCTTCTGCCGACGATTGATGCCTGGAACGCAAGTCTCCAGCAGTCGTTGACTCCATCGCTCTCGTTAACCATCGCCTACGTGGGTAACAAGGGAACACACACTCTTGGTGCGCAGAGCGGCAATACAACGAATCCGAACGAAGGGGCGATCAATTTGCCGGCGCAGTACAGCATCACCGGCCAGCCGCTGCATTACGATCCATCCGTGCCTTCCGCGACGATTTATCCCGGTGTGCACGCTGTGAATGGTCAGCCTGTCCCGGGTATTTCGCCCGGTGGAGGTACGCAAAACCTGACTTATCTGCAACGTTATTACGGAGGAAAGCTTCCAGCATGCGCAGACCCCAACTACCATATCTCTGATCCGCTAATTGGAC encodes:
- a CDS encoding amylo-alpha-1,6-glucosidase: MRLVLVGTAMLCGMAAAQTTGLQPVNSFPLKEDGLVIRRHVESGMPFTVAGTQGVILGQQEGIFEAWTLPVKLLSHFSIKAEVEGYPVPIELKDHAREIEVFPNRTVITYSHIAFTLRQIMFAPDEMEPGTGAVVLFQVDSARPVDLTFSFNPEMRPMWPQEDQGIPSAEWIKLDASGFYVLHTDFPNLAGAVAMPTSQPGIMAPYQEKPQFHPLELKLHYDQKRDKDRYFPLLMAVGTTTETATNVALQAKLERLGAIVEQTYSAHAARYLRMMKELTAIRTPDADLNNAFSWASISIEQLRAKVQPTGEVGLVAGYFSSGDSARPGFGWFFGRDALYTLYAVNDFGDFRLSREAMEFLIRRQRDDGKMMHEYSQTAANVDWRALPYMYAAADATPLFLTAMLDYVRSSGDADFLRRHRESVEKAWHFEITHDSDGDGIYDNAQGTGWVESWPPGMPHQEIYLALLDQQASTAMAKLASLLNDKATAESAAKRADELKKKIEREYYDSTRDAYAFSRNRDGTLDHTATVYPMIAWWNGGDGLTHADASFQRWASHDFSTDWGLRDIAESDPLFDPISYHQGSVWPLFTGWAAVAQYRAGHPLTGYAHLMQNADQTTMQDLGAVTELLSGAFFQPFGRSTSHQLWSSAMVVVPAIRGLFGIDVDAVSESVWLNPHLPANWDNAEVQRLHVGEAVCALEYKREGQRLVVHIKTVSGKNVRLTTSVKESQVTADGSSIIFALPPVEVALPHRLPLQGARTAQMKVLSETRDSHSLKLELEAAAGSIVELKVRRNGPKLNLRIEGGTLTAAGDTDAQSNIDQVVVRFPDGSGYQHRALTLSW
- a CDS encoding alpha-glucosidase, which gives rise to MTAITSTSTRSQMIRMSLASLALLVISGAWNLASAQAPPHGATDAHANNGVQHSNDPWWKHAVFYEIYPRSFQDSDGDGIGDLNGITQRLDYLQSLGVDAIWLSPIYPSPQVDFGYDISDYENIDSQYGTLADFDRLVAEAKKRNIRILMDMVMNHTSDKHKWFIESASSKDNPKRDWYVWRDGKAGGTPPNNPPNNWISEFGHSAWQYDPKTGQYYYHRFYAQQPDLNWRNPAVEKAMFDSVRFWLDRGVAGFRFDAIPTLFEDPALRDAKEIEGTNAYGDRKQEHDMYDNLPEVHDVMRRLRALADQYPGDRVLIGETYLPNIQELDKWYGGAKHDELQLPMDMQVGFTNQLDANLLRQRISDAETKISGNQPLFVFDNHDNIRSWDRYGDGVHNEAIAKLIAALLFTSRSTALMYYGEEIGMVTTPPTRVEDVKDPIGVTGWPLEKGRDGERTPMQWDDSKNAGFSTADTTWLPVPASYRATSVKAEEHEPNSLLNWHKQLIALRRKDPALRNGKMVMVDVNNPSVLSFIRQDAAGQPSILVSLNCTGQPQPLFVDQTYAKTLGKSAQTLLTSDASLQNVTALSEITLPPYGSWIGRLK
- a CDS encoding sugar porter family MFS transporter, which produces MKMTTYLVKSTIVGALGGLLFGFDTAVIAGTTQQLTTIFNLSSFTLGLTVFIGLFGTVIGAMTAGVVGQKIGGREALRIMAILYTISALGCAFSWDWPALMVFRFIGGLGIGGSSVLGPVYIAELAPAKWRGRMVGLFQINVVVGILLAYLSNYLISLLNLGVAQWRWQLGVAAIPSLLFLLMLYGIPRSSRWLVTQNKTDEALEVLKMMGSPDSEAELREIMDSIHLERGMAAEPLFQRQYRLPIFLAITIGLFNQLSGINAILYYSNYIFAAAGFSQLSGALQTVLIGLMNLLATFLGMSLIDKLGRRTLLLIGSIGMAVCLSGVAAIFFTHSHLDALVWLLAAYIVFFAISQGAVIWVYIAEVFPNRVRAKGQSLGSSSHWITNAIISLVFPVLAKSSGGLPFAFFAAMMVLQFFVVLFIYPETKGVSLEQLQHKLGLD
- a CDS encoding GntR family transcriptional regulator → MKTGQSARAVAYPRESTLEGHHLKVSVSSSNAPKYKKVYEDLLSAIRTGAFQPGDRLPSEAELGKHYNTSRITVAKAVNELQQKGLVSRRAGSGTHVVAPAVSSGHVFGLLIPDLGRTEIFEPICHGMMQSPLSKPHSLLWGHSMGEAAQQEKEAEHLCHQYVTQKVSGVFFAPLEFTPAKDAVNNRIVAAFDRAGIKVVLLDRCYAPYPMRSKYDLVGIDNRRAGFLVTQHLLRHDVKRVAFIARPLSASTVMARIAGYREALIAHGLTLGQDLVCRGDPDDLDFLRKMMRNCKPDALVCANDFTAARVMAGLTKMSIRVPEEMRIVGIDDVKYASLLPVPLTTQHQNCADIGETAMATMLQRLEKPDLPTRDVLLQTHTVVRNSCGIHLSRARVN
- a CDS encoding cation-transporting P-type ATPase, whose product is MHKGLSKRDIKARRLEVGPNESTLANTEMVCHLSIKCHIDNIQNLLTYIAISAYFQCGFRTERFEYLGCSS
- a CDS encoding TonB-dependent receptor domain-containing protein; this encodes MTQVKLLLSAGCLLALSPVALGQAVYGSIFGTVTDPTGAVVPNAAVTVTDVAKGTSTSEVSNGSGEFTADHLIPDIYDVKVTASGFQTFLQKGIQVYADTSTKMQVTLTTGATTETVEVNADAVPLLKTDRADVSTVFGSREIQDLPNSGRNFTGLQLLLPGAQELGWSHAASENPQGSKQIMVDGQVFAGVAYGLDGTDNQDPILGIIVINPNLDSLSEAKITTQNFDAEFGKAVSSVVTAQTKSGSNNFHGAAWNYRQSGANLAQDPFTQGPGRASVPGQLKNQFGGAIGGPILKDKLFFFGDYEGVRQKVGTSNVQTVPSAMLVATCLGQQVGPSGIPGCDFSEYAANVTPAGTGIIYQPNGTPYPGNVIPASLVSPQAKAFLALLQPYKPNTPGKFNGLQNNYSGAGTGGFNSDQWGVRGDFTLNDKTHVFGRFSRFTDVLTGTTMFGPAGGSGFGLGGYGGTSNGANDSAALGTDIVVNPKLVTDIRLGYFRYNIGTVKYDQNVELANQLGIPGMNTGTFETGGAPSFQLAEVGSATGPAPANAQATGPQYGAGLNVNRCNCPLTEREDQYQIVNNWTKVIGNHSVKFGADLRYARNLRVPSDNDRTGILYFSNQPTSNPNLANAGGLGFATFALGDVTSFLRFVSTSTNAKEFQKRMFFYGQDTWRATPKLTVNYGLRYEFYFPETINGPGNGALLDLNTGYLNVAGVGGVASNMNWGRQTNTWSPRIGLAYQARPTMVIRGGYGRSFDIGVFGSIFGHAATQNLPTLASQQVTTTTGVLGSAFTLAQGPPAPTPIPVPSSGLLPNPGAAVNSRARPNGLLLPTIDAWNASLQQSLTPSLSLTIAYVGNKGTHTLGAQSGNTTNPNEGAINLPAQYSITGQPLHYDPSVPSATIYPGVHAVNGQPVPGISPGGGTQNLTYLQRYYGGKLPACADPNYHISDPLIGPGQCGWTNGITYYSNSFNTHFNSLQVTLTKQFTHGLSMNANYAWQHAVSWATGFSTWDINSVKGNEDFLRRQQLVLYGLYELPFGKNKMFGSNVNGAVNQIIGGWQLSPVLNYSSGLPFTLSYGECSNSVPSSAPCYVNGDAKTFRSHITGFPGNGLSFFDAQKLGTLFTAPGLGQIGSIGRTSVYGPHFFNMDLAVQKNFPIHEVAAIQFRMDAFNVFNHINFGSPSGNIEQAGAISSGAGKDGSANPRQLQFSLRVQF